GCATTAATCATACGCCTTAAGACTTAAAGCTCTGTAAATCAGCGCTGCAAGTTTTTAGACGGCGATTTTATCGAGTCGAATGAATCGCTTAAGGCCAGAACCTGATGCTGCGCCTTATGATTTTTGACCGGTAAGTTGACCTTATGAATCAATGCGGTGCCAATGATTTTTAATTCAAGAGTCAAAGACACTTGCAAAGCGGAATTAGATTTTGTTAACCATTCGGTGGCAATCTTAACGTTATGGAAACGGCTTGTTTCGCGACCTGACTTCGGGATTGCCCTGATCGAGGTTTCTTGGGCAACCCATTTCAGCGGCGGGAAAAGGGGAATGATATGCGGGTTCTTTTAATCGAAGACGATAGTGCAACGGCCCAGAGCATCGAACTGATGCTCAAGTCGGAAAGCTTCAATGTTTATACGACGGATCTGGGCGAGGAGGGTGTCGATCTCGGCAAGCTCTACGACTATGATATCATCCTCCTCGACCTCAACCTACCGGACATGTCCGGTTATGAAGTCCTGAGGACCCTGCGTCTGTCGAAGGTGAAAACACCAATCCTGATCCTTTCCGGCATGGCCGGCATCGAGGACAAGGTTCGCGGCCTCGGATTCGGCGCCGACGACTATATGACCAAGCCCTTCCACAAGGACGAACTGGTTGCCCGTATCCATGCGATCGTGCGCCGTTCCAAGGGTCATGCCCAGTCGGTCATCACCACCGGCGACCTCATCGTCAATCTGGATGCCAAGACGGTGGAAGTCACCGGACAGCGCGTTCACCTGACGGGCAAGGAATATCAGATGCTGGAGCTGCTTTCGCTCCGCAAGGGTACGACCCTCACCAAGGAAATGTTCCTCAACCACCTCTACGGCGGTATGGACGAGCCGGAACTCAAGATCATCGACGTCTTCATCTGCAAGCTGCGCAAGAAGCTCGACAATGCTTCCGGTGGTATCAACTATATCGAAACCGTCTGGGGCCGCGGCTATGTGCTGCGTGAGCCGGATGCATCGGATTTGCGCGAAATCGCCTGATCCGACATAATATCGAGAACGAGAAGCTCCGTGTTAACGGAGCTTTTTTCTTTGCGTCCAGACTCCGGCGAAGAGCTGTCGCACACGGTGTTCCTCTCAGCCTTCGACCGGTACCGGCGGCAAGATTTCGGTGATCGAAACACGATTGAACGGTTTCAGCAGATATCCGGCTGCACCGGCACGCTTGGCCCGCATGATCCGGCTTAAGTCAACCTCAGGCAAGCAAAGATAGATCTTGCTGTTCTCACCGCCTGGCAAGGCACGCACCTGACTTATGATCTCCGGCGCTGGCATGTCGGATAGCGCGTCGTCGAGGATGATGATGTCTGGCATTTCAACGCTACAGGCGGCAATCGTCTGATAGCCGGTATCGGCTGTCGTCACGATGATCGTTTCGTTGGCAATAAGCCTCCGCGCTACCTTCCTGACCACAGGAGATCCATCTACAATCATGCAGCGTAGCAATTGAAAACTCCCCGCAAAAAGCCAAATCGCGTTTGTCCCGTGGCTGAGGTTACCAGCCGTTGGGTGAATAAACACCCAAGGTTGATGGTAAATTTTTAGGACAACTTGCGCGATCAACTACGCCGCGGTGAAGACAATCTCTTCGGGACTTGCATGGATCGAGATGGTCATGCCGGCTTCCTGGGCCAGCAGGAGTGTATAGTAAGGTTGAACCCCGTGGGCATCGATCGGCTCTTCTGGAACCTTGCCGCTGTGCAGTTCAAGAAATTTCGGCGGGACACGCAGCATTGGACCACGTGATGTGAGGACAAAACGCGGCTGTGTTTCCGGTGTTTGCAGCGCAACCGACAATGTGCCGCCACGGGGTAGGGCTGCATTGGCGATCAGGACCAGATTGAGCAACAGCTTAACCTTGTTCTTAGGCAGTAGAACCCGGGTGCCTTCCCAAGTCAATTCGGCTTTTTCGCCCTTCATATATTCATTGGCGACATTCTGGGCATCACCTGTATCGATCTGCACTCCAGCCGACCCCGCAGCGCCAAATGCAATACGCGCGAACTGCAGGCGAGCAGATGCGCTGCGCGCGCTGGATTTGATGAGGCTCATCGCATCGTCATCAGAACCGCCTTCTTCGAGCAATTCCAACCCATTATTGATGGCGCCAACGGGTGAAATGATATCGTGGCAGATGCGGCTGCTCAGGAGCGCTCCGAGGTCCGTTGCCGAGAGAATAATGGGCAATGTCATGGGGAAATCTCCTGAAGATTGGCTGGTGGTTCAGAGGCCGTCGCGAATCAGTAACACGCGAATCACTCCGATTTCTGGCCTATTTGGATACATAGCTCGATCATGATCGGCAAGAACGTCTTGGCTGGAGCTTGCAAATGTTGAAATTTCAAGGTTTTTGCCTTTCTTTGCAAGCCATTGAAATGCCAAGATCGATTCATAAACTTTTATACAAGGTTTAGCGCCTTAAAATGAATTCGATTTTAAAAGCAGGCGCAAGATCTGCTCATCCTTGCATCAGGCGTCAGGCAAAGAAGCGAACAGCCAAAAGGAATTATGATGGCGTCTCTACTCTTGTCTTTGAACCGCGGCTTTCTCCTCTTTCTGACACTTGTGTCACTCGTTGTCGCCCAGGCGCAGACGGCGCGGGCGCAAGAAACCTATACGATGGAAGAAATCGTCAATTCCGGTCAACGGTTCTTCGGATCGACTTCTGGTGGGCTCGCCACGGCTGTCGAAAAAGTCTTCCAGAGCTACGGCTTGCCAAACGGCTATGTCCTCGGCGAGGAAGGATCTGGCGCCCTTATTGGCGGCCTGACCTACGGGGAAGGTTCACTCTACACCAAGAATGCCGGAGATCACAAAACCTTCTGGCAGGGACCATCGATCGGCTGGGATTTCGGCGGACAGGGCTCGCGCGTCATGATGCTCGTCTACAATCTCGATGATGTGCAGAACCTCTACGGCCGCTTCGTTGGTGTTGCCGGTTCGGCGTATCTTTTCGCCGGCGTCGGTTTCAATGTGTTGAAGCGAAATCAGGTACTGCTTGTTCCGATCAGAACAGGCGTCGGTGCACGTCTGGGTGTCAATGTGGGTTATCTGAAGATTACCCAAACGGCCACATGGAATCCTTTCTGATAAAATAAACCGTATTGCATTTGGGACGCGAACTTTTCAGTTCGCGTCTTTGCGTTTCAGGGCCTGACTGTTAGTACACCTTGTGCCAAGATAGACATCCAACAGGACCCTGATCGTGATCCAGTCTGCACTATATTTTGCTTTCGGATTCCTGAGCGCCGTGCTGGTGGCGCTTTTGGTTGCGCCGCCCATCTGGCGCCGGGCGACACTGCTTACACGCAAGCGCGTCGAGGCAGAAACGCCGTTGACACTGAACGAGATACAGGCGCAGCGGGATGGCCTGCGCGCCGAACATGCGATCGCCGAGCGCAAGCTTGAGTTGATGCTGGAAAGCTCCCGCGAAAAAAATGCACTACAGTTGGCCGAACTCGGCGAGAAAGAGCGTCTCATGCGCAATCTCACCTCTGAACTTGCAGCGCGCGATGCGACGATTGCCGAGTTGCGATCGTCATTTGCCGATCGTGAACAGGAATTCGAGAAAGCCGCAGCCATGATCGTAGGGCATGAGCGATTGATAGAGCAAAAGTCAGCGGAGCTCGAACTCTTGCATCGCCGGGCATCCAACGTCGCGATGAATGCAGACAGTTTTCAAATCGAAGTCGCAGCGCAATCGGCCCGAATTGATAATCTTTCAGATGATTTGAGAGAGGCGCGGCAGGACAAGCGCGATAGCGACAACCTGAGACAACGGGCCGAAGCAGATATCAAGGAAGTGCAACATTCTCTGGCGCAGGAAACCAAGCGAAGCGCCGAGCTTGAGAAGCGCTCGAATGCCCTGCTCAGGCAAATTTCCGACAGCGAGGCCAAGCTTTCGAGACGCGATAAGGAAATCGAACGGATCAATGAACGTTTGCGCAACGTGCTCGCCGAAGGGCGCAAGCCGGGATCGTCTGTTCTGGATATGCCGCGCGGCAAGCAGGCACTTGTTCAAGCGCAGGAAACCGAGCGCTTGCGCGAAGAGATGAATGCACTTGCAGCGCAGGTCGTTGCCATGGTCGCGCGGCTTGAGGGGCCAACCTCGAAGGTCAACGAACTGCTGGCGAAAGCCGAGAGCGAAATGTCTCCGGTGCATGACGAAAACGGCGAAATCATCTTGAGCCTGGCCGATCGCATTCGCGCTTTGCAGACTGCAGCTTCAGAGACTGGAAAAACGGCTGAAACGCGATAGCGCGATGCCCGAAGCTGTCGCTACGTTCAGGCTGTCGAAGCTCCCGGACATGGGGATTCTCACTGTTTTCAGTTTTTGCAAGAGCAGCTTCGGTAGTCCGTCGCCTTCGGTGCCCAGAAGCAGCGCAACGCGCCGCGAGGGCTTGGCATCGTAGATATCTGTTGCGCCGGCGGGGCTGAGAGCAAAAATGTCGAACCCGGCAGTTTGCAGTTTGGACACGATTGCTTCGATTGATCCTTCCCGGGCAAAGGGGACTTTCAATGCCGCGCCGACCGACACGCGGATGGCCTTGCGGTAAAGTGGATCGCAACTCGTTTCGTCCATCAAAATGCAATCCGCTTCGAAGGCGGCGGCGTTGCGAAAGATCGATCCCATGTTATCGTGATTTGAAATGCCGCACAAAACGACTGCCAATGCCTTGTCTGGCATCGTATCGATCAGCGTATCGATGGATCGTGCCGCGTTGCGGCGGCCGACAGCGAGGATGCCGCGATGCATCGGAAAGCCCGCAATGGCGTCCATGACCTCGCGGGACACGCAATAGACCGGTACATCGGGCGGGCAAAGCTTGAGTTGCTGGCTTAACCCTGCGAGCCGGTTTTCCAGTATGAGGAGCGATTCCACCGTGAAAGCCGGATTGGACAACAGGACATTGAGGACAACCTTGCCCTCGGCGATCAACCGGCCCTCGCGCCCGACGAGATCCCGTTCACGCACATTGCGATAGGCTGAAAGCCGATCGTCTTCGGGATCGGTGAGGCGGGTTACCCGAACTTGCACCCAGTCGCCTTCCTCCGGAACCAGTGTTTTCACGACTGCGATGCGAGCCCGGCGCGAGCGTCGCCAGCCATCCGCACGAGCGTCATGTGCATGTCCTTGGCAGAGGTCAGGGGCTCCTTGAAAAAGACACGCAGGACGTCGTCACCATCGGCCAGGTCGAA
This is a stretch of genomic DNA from Phyllobacterium zundukense. It encodes these proteins:
- the ctrA gene encoding response regulator transcription factor CtrA, which produces MRVLLIEDDSATAQSIELMLKSESFNVYTTDLGEEGVDLGKLYDYDIILLDLNLPDMSGYEVLRTLRLSKVKTPILILSGMAGIEDKVRGLGFGADDYMTKPFHKDELVARIHAIVRRSKGHAQSVITTGDLIVNLDAKTVEVTGQRVHLTGKEYQMLELLSLRKGTTLTKEMFLNHLYGGMDEPELKIIDVFICKLRKKLDNASGGINYIETVWGRGYVLREPDASDLREIA
- a CDS encoding PleD family two-component system response regulator; this translates as MVRKVARRLIANETIIVTTADTGYQTIAACSVEMPDIIILDDALSDMPAPEIISQVRALPGGENSKIYLCLPEVDLSRIMRAKRAGAAGYLLKPFNRVSITEILPPVPVEG
- the chpT gene encoding histidine phosphotransferase ChpT, which produces MTLPIILSATDLGALLSSRICHDIISPVGAINNGLELLEEGGSDDDAMSLIKSSARSASARLQFARIAFGAAGSAGVQIDTGDAQNVANEYMKGEKAELTWEGTRVLLPKNKVKLLLNLVLIANAALPRGGTLSVALQTPETQPRFVLTSRGPMLRVPPKFLELHSGKVPEEPIDAHGVQPYYTLLLAQEAGMTISIHASPEEIVFTAA
- a CDS encoding DUF1134 domain-containing protein; protein product: MASLLLSLNRGFLLFLTLVSLVVAQAQTARAQETYTMEEIVNSGQRFFGSTSGGLATAVEKVFQSYGLPNGYVLGEEGSGALIGGLTYGEGSLYTKNAGDHKTFWQGPSIGWDFGGQGSRVMMLVYNLDDVQNLYGRFVGVAGSAYLFAGVGFNVLKRNQVLLVPIRTGVGARLGVNVGYLKITQTATWNPF
- a CDS encoding TrmH family RNA methyltransferase: MVPEEGDWVQVRVTRLTDPEDDRLSAYRNVRERDLVGREGRLIAEGKVVLNVLLSNPAFTVESLLILENRLAGLSQQLKLCPPDVPVYCVSREVMDAIAGFPMHRGILAVGRRNAARSIDTLIDTMPDKALAVVLCGISNHDNMGSIFRNAAAFEADCILMDETSCDPLYRKAIRVSVGAALKVPFAREGSIEAIVSKLQTAGFDIFALSPAGATDIYDAKPSRRVALLLGTEGDGLPKLLLQKLKTVRIPMSGSFDSLNVATASGIALSRFSRFSSL